The following are encoded together in the Candidatus Micrarchaeota archaeon genome:
- a CDS encoding ribose-phosphate pyrophosphokinase, whose translation MVHDRLIVAATSNSRELGKKVCKALDTKIKREFEKLGVTERWQIPPWDVLKEKRYDRLVMLKADNRASFGSEEFRLWPVKRVDFNSTEFKIEIDKSVRGANVFLIHQSFRPVTPPEKILFNIMNIVSTGVNERACQEIYDLLNRWHNERTVSENDMELFYTVSTLKRDAGARKVIVFNPLLSNERQDHRRKREGITARDFLHLLNESGCDELFVFDIHSIGTLAASVDMKIDNLYPTGDLVSEFKKRFPNYRERFVIIAPDAGAAKKCEHFAKQLDLPVYIASKVRDYDSVGVVDRVILPYPDHLLKDKHALIIDDMVDTGGTLFKVMDACKDKGIGKFVVMVTHFLGNYNKTKRFDPIEEFDKRYECGELLAVMTTDTVPRHESFSKEHEWYNEISIAPRIAETIFSLHFNESVARVHLDEI comes from the coding sequence ATGGTTCATGACCGGCTTATCGTTGCGGCTACCTCAAACAGTAGGGAACTCGGTAAGAAGGTCTGTAAGGCGTTGGACACTAAGATAAAGAGAGAGTTTGAAAAACTGGGCGTGACAGAGAGATGGCAGATACCGCCTTGGGATGTTCTGAAAGAAAAGAGATATGACAGATTGGTCATGTTGAAAGCCGATAACCGGGCATCTTTTGGTTCGGAAGAGTTCAGGTTATGGCCGGTCAAACGTGTGGATTTTAACAGTACAGAATTCAAGATAGAAATAGACAAAAGCGTGAGGGGCGCGAACGTTTTCCTGATCCATCAATCCTTCCGTCCCGTTACTCCTCCAGAGAAGATACTCTTCAACATAATGAACATCGTAAGTACCGGGGTAAACGAACGTGCATGCCAAGAAATCTATGACCTGCTGAACAGATGGCATAACGAACGAACCGTTTCGGAGAACGATATGGAACTCTTCTACACGGTATCCACACTGAAACGTGATGCGGGCGCGAGGAAGGTAATAGTGTTCAACCCGTTACTCTCCAACGAACGCCAGGACCACCGAAGGAAACGGGAAGGGATAACCGCACGGGATTTCCTTCATCTGTTGAACGAATCCGGATGTGACGAACTGTTCGTGTTTGACATACATTCCATAGGTACGTTGGCCGCTTCCGTGGACATGAAGATAGACAACCTCTATCCTACCGGGGATCTCGTTTCTGAGTTTAAAAAGAGGTTCCCTAACTACAGGGAACGATTCGTGATCATCGCTCCTGACGCGGGTGCCGCTAAGAAGTGTGAGCATTTTGCCAAACAGTTAGATCTTCCGGTGTACATCGCGTCAAAGGTCAGGGATTACGATTCGGTGGGGGTGGTGGACAGAGTCATCCTTCCCTATCCTGACCATCTTCTAAAGGACAAACATGCCCTGATCATAGATGATATGGTAGACACTGGGGGAACGTTGTTCAAGGTAATGGACGCATGCAAGGATAAGGGAATAGGAAAGTTCGTCGTGATGGTCACGCATTTCTTAGGCAACTATAATAAGACGAAGAGGTTCGACCCTATTGAGGAGTTCGACAAACGGTACGAGTGCGGGGAACTGTTAGCGGTAATGACAACTGATACAGTACCGAGACACGAGTCCTTCTCTAAGGAGCATGAGTGGTATAACGAGATATCCATCGCACCGCGTATCGCAGAAACGATATTCAGTTTACATTTCAACGAATCCGTAGCACGTGTACATCTTGATGAGATATGA